TTAAATGAGTatttaaactatattttattttatctatttcttctttatttccacttttttcttaaaatattttaaagacgtCAATTCCACCTTCCTTATTTTAAAGACGAAATCCGTCCATCTAGGATAGCTCCGGCACCAAACATCTGCACAACCAAACTagcaattaatcaaattaaataaaataaaaacataaaaaaccattaagagaaaaaaaaaataccttgcaCCAAACGCAAAGCAATGAACGAAAGATAACGGAGGTTCAACGGCGGCGACAAAACCACCACACAACGTGACGAACGAATGACGGAACGCTAACGGCAAGAAAAACAAACTCATGAATGCATACTCGCTAACTCGAATTCTGAAGATAAAAATTTCACAAAATCAAATTGTGAATAAAGATTATACTTTAATTTTCtagggttttatttttttttaattgaattttaattaaaaactaaaattgtccAAAAAATTTTCCTTCCATAGCAAATGTTATGTACAAAAAGAATTCTCCGAGTCCAGGGTCCAGCCTCTTAGGTCTACGCCAACAAAATCTTCCAAATTCTCCGGCGACGCAATCGGAGAGAATCCGTCACCGGCGGCGGAGATCCGAATATTCCGGCGATTCAAAAACAACCTGTGAGagagaaacaaataataataattcatagatcttatttttcttcttcttcatcatcagcTTTTGACATGATTGAAAGACGACTCTGTCGCGGTTCAAACGCCGTTCTTCTCCGCTGTTGATGCGATGAAGGACGAATCAGCGCGGTGAGAGCACGTTTCACCCACTCGCCTTCGACGCCACCGATTCTCACGAGCGAGTTCTTCATTGCGGACCGGCGCATGTTGAGCCGGTTCGACGGAAACGAACCGGTTTGCGCGCTGTGGCTGTTTTTGTGGAGGCTGCATCGGAACGAACCGGGATGCGTCGTAGGGGAACACATGCACGATTTCTTCTGAGCCGTGACGTGGCGGTGCTTCGCGATGACGTGGCTCGAGACGGTCCGGTTCGGGGAGATGGACCGGTCGAGAGCGAACCGGACCGAGTGCGAGGGAAGCGGCGCGGCGCTGAATAGGTTCACACGTGTCGGGGAAGTGGAGCGGGGAGGCACGTGCGAGTGAGGTTTTCTGAAGAAACTCGACGAAGGTGAGTTAAACGGTGCGTTTGATGTTGAGTACGAACAGAAGCTGTTAGAAtgtgagagagaagaagaagaagaagaagaagaacgaagCACTGGTCCACTAGATTTCGTTCTTGAAGAACTCGCCATTACGAAGAGGaaaattgagagagagagagagagagagagagagagaaggaaaggGCAAAAAGGACTTTTTGtattcttcttcttgttgtAAAGTCCCCTTTGGGGAGTTGGTTCGGCAAACCTAGCGAGTCTCGGAGGCTGGTCTTATACTGCGTAACAGATGGTTCATGGTTGTAATTAAGTTCAAGGTCAAGGGTATATTCGGAAGATGCTAACTAACCATGGTTGAGTGAGGTTGGTTAAGTGTGGTTTAGGATCTGATCAAACGGCTTGTTAAAAAGGATGCAGAATCTGAACCGTTGATCTCTGTGTAGGATGTTTCCTCGGCCACTTCAATGGCTGCCACGTGGGATTATTTATTAACTAAAGTTAAATGCGCTTAATTGTCGGTTAAATGCAAATTAATTAACCACGGTCCACGGTGTCCCTACTACCTTTTGAATAATCTTTCCACGGGGCGTTAAGGCTTGACCAAGTTGCTAGGACGCATAATTAATGGGCTAActactttcattatttttgtatatatatacgAATATACGTATACGATACCAGTACATTACGgacattttttggatttttttttccttaaaatcaCATTTGTTTTCTCGGATTTGATTCCGAATGCTGTATAACTCAAACTTTTGAAATCTCTAAGGtttgaaatatgaaatatgaatGGTGTGACATATCTCTCGTGACATGTTGTAGTGTTAGGTGAACGTTTCAGTATATTgcgtatttacttttttttttttgtgaatgacATTATTGTGATCTATGAAGGTTTTGTAAGCAGATAATTAACCTATCTATTTATTCTAGcctccaaaaaatatatttgtatatacAGTATATATAAAACTTAAGTGAGTTATTAGGGtggatattatttttaaattagttaatataaaactttaaaatttattattgacgataatttatgattaaataataatatataatactaaaactATTTTGTGTTGTTAATTCATAACTCATTTTTCCTACTTTTCTTTCatggttatatttttatgaatcataTTAAATGctattaaattaaagaaaataaatcgttattctttttttggtacataaaaCAAATCGTTATTCTGGAGTACACTTGAATTTAGCCAATGAATATTCCCTTAAAAGAAATTTACCCATGATTATGAATAAGCTTTTAGTTAAGTCtttaagatgaaaaaaaaaaaacgaaatagTATGGCAGCGTGTTAATACTCGTAGCTTTTAAGTGGGAAAGCGGTAGTTAAgaatccttttttcttctttcaaacaaataaaaggcttaaaaataataataaaaatattaataacatcCTTGTTgttaatactaataaaaaagtCATTAATTGTAAACTAGtaataacatttaataaaataaaattttcacaacTCAAACTGGATTTGATTGAAGTTTGTCCCCTAAATTTGAGATTAATTcgattttatcattaattttttattcaatttaacattctaatttttatgtttctatAATCTGACTCcaaatttgatcttttattttagccagtgaaatgatgaaattttttatatgttaatcgtaatttatcatttaaaaaatctcCTCGGCCATCTCTAATAAtcgatgaaagaaaaaatgaaacataaaaaaaataaagaacaaaaatgtgtTCATAAGCATGGTTCAATTATTATCAAACTAACTGATTATGAatgagtatattttaaaaaattcattgatttaatttttaaaacgttGGTCCaagatattatttaaaaattaaataaaataataattataagcaAGGTGATGTTTAAGGGTGCATTTGATTTATTAAAAGGATATGGTAAATAGGACAACACTAGACAAGTAGCTAAGTTACAATACAACTTTTTGTATTATACATTGTTTGGTGATCAATACATAATACATAATAgaagtaattttatattgtattttatttgatatactTATGTTGTGAACacaataatgtaaattttattataaattctacGTATATTAGCACACCTTGATAACGTAACTAAGGAGAGACACTTCCATGAAGGAAGCACAATCCTTGACACCACAAGGTCATGACGATGGTAGTGGTGACATAACGGCGCAACGTGACATCGTAGAGTTGGCCAAAAGAAAAGAGTATAGCGGGAAGGAGAAAGATAACGATTGAAACATttggataaattaataataaataaaaaaaaagaaataatgagtaaaaaagaaacaacaccCATTTATACGACCCTCATGAGGGACTAAGGTACAACGTTTTGAAGAGGGAGGTTTAGAGAAGGAGatgcatatgaaaaaaaaagataatgaaaagtcagaaaataagatttttactCTTGTTAGACACTTGACAAAAAGTTATACGATTTAGTGAGTTACAAGTTTTTGGGTATTTGTCAAGtccattatttagttatttttttaaatcaaatgttggacaaatatttttgtgttgttcattcccttttttttttatcgaatcAAATACAAcctaaaattgattaatttgtgcttgaataaatatttataagttttattttatataattttaaaacaattaattttacttaacatgaaatttatataaaacttgtagtttttaaaatagttgACTTCAGatgtatatttataataaaatttaatataaaaataattaaattaatatacgctcaagcaaaagaaagaaattctCTCAAAGACTAATTTTAAAGGAATATCTTTATAATAGTTTCAATAATCGACAAACTATAAAGATTTGAGAGTTTCTAGTAGACATGACAAGAAAACTCGTACTCATGAGTATCCGACAAAATTCGTTCCAACTTTGACGGGTAATATCCGAGTTAATCGGGTATGGATTCAGGTTTAGATTTTTCTCGATAACCAAAAGTCGGGGACGGGTATGAGATTACTACATCCGCCCCAACCCCGAACCCGGACCCGTCACGccacttaaaatttataatttttgcataatttgatcaaaatgccttgaatttttattactagttaattttattttagaatttttacataatttaatattcttttcttaaccatttttgtagacacatgcgctataataaatttattgatatataagtagttaaaattaaatgtttaacaatcaatttatttattctaaaatcaaatttttaatattttctttacaaaaaaaatatttttctaatttgaatcgAGTAGGGTAGGAGATACTCAATACCCGACGAGTATGAGgatgagataataaattttatcttatcgaATATAAGATACGATTGGAGACATATTGAAAAGTGAGGGTCAAAAATTTGGGAGACAATACCCATTCATGTCCGGCCCATTATCATATCTAGTTTCTAAAAACAAGACTTTGAGAGTTTGCATTTATTTGGTAAGGTTAAGAGAAAGGAGATTTGTATCCAAGTTGTTCTATATTAtcgtttttttctttatctctataatttatgttttgactaacattttttttattctcgttctttggtttttaaataattcaaattgctagtaattattttttatctcaagTTCTCATGGGATCCATTCTCTACTCTTTATATtaaggatgacaaaaggtgggTTTGACTATTCTCAGTCTGACTTTCATTAAGAATaagtatgaaaattaatttacttcTATACAATTTTATTCTCGTTCTTTGGTTTCTTTATCTCCGATGACTGTCAGCTTTttcctaaaattaatttagttctattcaattttaaataaatcatatactaaatcatttattacattttaatttaaagaatatataaaaatgaataaatattgaatcagaaaaataaaaattcaatacgtaattattttaataaattgtaattttatattttactccctccattcttttttaattatgagattttgaaaaaatatgtattcatatttatttgtcacttgcaaaattcaaaattatattaattactcttttatcaattatactcttattagttttttatttttaattaatttacacatgtattttattgtaaagtagaaagagaaaggaatgaaataggaaatttcacaattattttattgaaataaaaaattaatgtatttttttatttctacaaaacaaccttaaaagataaaaaaaaatgaatgttgtattatttaatcattattatattttaaatgatttactATCTTTGTGTTTAAAAAACAAGTATTTGTCATTatgtatcatatttttttaatttatttttttaatcaagtgaTTAAT
This region of Glycine soja cultivar W05 chromosome 17, ASM419377v2, whole genome shotgun sequence genomic DNA includes:
- the LOC114393682 gene encoding putative protein TPRXL, translated to MASSSRTKSSGPVLRSSSSSSSSLSHSNSFCSYSTSNAPFNSPSSSFFRKPHSHVPPRSTSPTRVNLFSAAPLPSHSVRFALDRSISPNRTVSSHVIAKHRHVTAQKKSCMCSPTTHPGSFRCSLHKNSHSAQTGSFPSNRLNMRRSAMKNSLVRIGGVEGEWVKRALTALIRPSSHQQRRRTAFEPRQSRLSIMSKADDEEEEK